A section of the Bacillus sp. HSf4 genome encodes:
- a CDS encoding DNA topoisomerase III, with product MAKTVVLAEKPSVGRDLARVLKCHKKGNGYLEGDRYIVTWALGHLVTLADPEGYGKEYQSWRLEDLPIIPEPLKLVVIKKTGKQFQAVKSQLIRKDVKDIVIATDAGREGELVARWIIDKAKVTKPLKRLWISSVTDKAIKDGFKNLKNGKEFENLYHSAVARAEADWIVGINATRALTTKFNAQLSCGRVQTPTLAMIAKREEDIKNFKPVPYYGLRAAVDGMTLTWQDKKTKQTRTFNASVTSQLAKALQGKPAVISDLKKTAKKSFAPGLYDLTELQRDAHKRFGFSAKETLSVLQKLYEQHKLVTYPRTDSRFLSNDIVPTLKDRLEGMQVKPYAQHVNRILQRGIKAGKNFVNDAKVSDHHAIIPTEEPLSLGALSDKERKLYDLIAKRFLSVLLPPFEYEETKVFAEIGGETFTAKGKTVQSQGWKAVYDYADDEDDEEEKDQTLPKLAKGDKLPVRALTETKGETKPPARFNEGTLLSAMENPSAFMQGEEKNLVKTLGETGGLGTVATRADIIEKLFNTFLIEKKGKDIYITSKGKQLLELVPSDLKSPALTAEWEQKLSGIAKGKLKSAAFIKEMKEYTKQTIKEIKSSNQTFKHDNITGTHCPECGKLMLKVNGKRGTMLVCQDRECGHRKTVAKQTNARCPVCHKRMELRGHGEGQTFACVCGHREKLSVFEKRRAKDKNSKASKRDVHAYMKKQNKDEPVNNALAEQLKKLKLDQ from the coding sequence TTGGCAAAAACAGTCGTTTTAGCAGAAAAACCTTCAGTCGGCCGGGATTTGGCCCGCGTGCTGAAGTGTCATAAAAAGGGAAATGGATATCTTGAAGGAGACCGCTACATCGTGACATGGGCGCTCGGCCACTTGGTCACATTGGCGGACCCGGAAGGCTATGGAAAAGAGTATCAGTCATGGCGCCTTGAAGACCTGCCGATTATTCCTGAGCCATTAAAGCTCGTCGTCATCAAAAAGACAGGGAAGCAATTTCAGGCGGTCAAATCACAGCTGATCAGAAAAGATGTCAAAGACATCGTCATCGCCACAGATGCAGGACGGGAAGGCGAGCTTGTCGCCCGCTGGATCATCGACAAGGCAAAGGTCACCAAGCCCTTGAAACGCTTGTGGATTTCATCTGTCACAGACAAAGCGATCAAAGACGGATTTAAAAACTTAAAGAACGGCAAAGAATTTGAAAACTTGTATCATTCCGCCGTGGCAAGAGCCGAAGCTGACTGGATCGTCGGCATCAACGCGACAAGGGCGCTGACGACGAAATTCAATGCCCAGCTTTCCTGCGGCCGCGTGCAGACGCCGACACTGGCAATGATCGCCAAACGTGAGGAAGACATTAAAAACTTTAAGCCTGTTCCTTACTATGGCCTGCGCGCCGCAGTTGACGGCATGACGCTGACATGGCAGGACAAAAAAACAAAGCAGACCCGCACCTTCAATGCATCTGTGACCTCTCAGCTTGCAAAAGCTCTGCAAGGCAAACCGGCGGTCATTTCTGATTTGAAGAAAACGGCGAAAAAAAGCTTTGCACCCGGTCTCTATGATTTAACAGAATTGCAAAGGGACGCCCATAAACGCTTCGGCTTCTCCGCGAAAGAAACACTGTCCGTCTTACAAAAGCTCTATGAGCAGCACAAGCTTGTCACATACCCGCGGACGGATTCACGATTTCTTTCAAACGACATCGTTCCGACGCTGAAAGACCGGTTGGAAGGGATGCAGGTCAAGCCTTATGCCCAGCATGTCAACCGGATTTTGCAGCGCGGGATCAAAGCGGGCAAAAACTTTGTCAATGATGCGAAAGTATCCGACCACCACGCGATTATTCCAACGGAAGAGCCGCTTTCGCTCGGCGCTTTAAGCGATAAGGAGAGAAAGCTGTACGACTTGATTGCCAAGCGTTTTCTGTCCGTTTTGCTGCCTCCGTTTGAATATGAAGAAACAAAGGTGTTTGCCGAAATCGGCGGCGAAACCTTTACGGCAAAAGGAAAAACCGTTCAGTCCCAAGGCTGGAAAGCGGTGTATGACTATGCCGATGATGAGGACGATGAGGAAGAAAAGGATCAAACCCTTCCCAAGCTTGCAAAAGGCGACAAGCTGCCCGTCCGTGCTCTGACAGAAACCAAAGGGGAAACGAAGCCGCCTGCGCGCTTTAATGAAGGAACATTGCTGTCGGCGATGGAAAATCCGTCCGCATTTATGCAAGGGGAAGAAAAGAACCTTGTGAAAACGCTTGGCGAGACGGGCGGACTCGGGACGGTCGCGACCCGCGCCGACATTATCGAAAAGCTGTTCAACACATTTTTGATCGAGAAAAAAGGAAAAGATATTTATATCACTTCAAAAGGCAAACAGCTCCTTGAACTTGTCCCAAGCGATTTAAAATCGCCGGCGCTGACCGCGGAGTGGGAGCAGAAGCTGTCAGGCATAGCAAAAGGCAAGCTGAAATCGGCCGCCTTCATCAAGGAAATGAAGGAGTATACGAAGCAGACGATCAAGGAAATCAAAAGCAGCAATCAAACATTCAAGCATGATAACATCACAGGCACGCACTGCCCAGAATGCGGAAAACTGATGCTGAAAGTAAACGGCAAGCGCGGCACAATGCTCGTCTGTCAGGACAGGGAATGCGGCCACCGCAAAACGGTCGCCAAACAAACGAACGCCCGCTGTCCGGTCTGCCATAAACGGATGGAGCTGCGCGGCCACGGAGAAGGCCAGACCTTCGCCTGCGTCTGCGGCCACAGAGAAAAGCTCTCTGTTTTTGAAAAGCGCAGAGCAAAAGACAAAAACTCAAAAGCGTCCAAACGCGACGTACATGCCTACATGAAAAAGCAAAACAAGGATGAGCCGGTCAACAACGCGCTCGCCGAACAGCTGAAGAAGCTGAAGCTTGATCAATAA
- a CDS encoding pyruvate oxidase — MANKTAGKIAAELLKEWNIHHVYGMPGDSINVWIDDLRHEESNIRFIQVRHEETAALAAAAEAKLTGKIGVCLSIAGPGAVHLLNGLYDAKADGAPVLAITGQVSSNQIGRDYFQEIGLERLFEDVSVFNQQVHSAEALPDLLNQAIRTAYSQKGPAVLSVSDDVFAERVERKPVYTSALYIDGDLRPKQSQLLQCAQLINEAKKPVILAGRGMKAAREELLAFADKAAAPIIITLPAKGIVPDRHPHMLGNLGHIGTKPAYEAMEECDLLIMLGTSFPYRDYLPEGAAAVQLDNNPAKIGKRYPVKAALVCDAKLGLAELTRTIERKTNRSFLESCTEHMNKWRQQLEKDEQVATSPLKPQQVIARLEDAVADDAVLSVDVGNVTVWMARHFQMTGQEFLISSWLGTMGCGLPGAISAKLSHPGRQVVAVCGDGGFSMSMHDFPTAVKYDLPLVVVIFNNQNLGMIQYEQQEKGHLEYATDLENIDFAKFAEACGGKGFSVVKHEELIPALKSAFASQKPAIIDVTIEDEPPLPGKISYTQAANYSKYMVKKFFGKKELDLPPLKKSIKRLF; from the coding sequence ATGGCAAACAAAACCGCAGGAAAAATAGCAGCAGAGCTGTTGAAAGAATGGAATATCCATCATGTATACGGCATGCCGGGAGACAGCATCAATGTATGGATCGATGATTTGCGGCATGAAGAAAGCAATATTCGCTTTATTCAAGTGCGCCATGAGGAAACCGCGGCTCTCGCTGCTGCGGCTGAGGCGAAATTAACCGGCAAAATCGGTGTCTGCCTGTCGATTGCAGGGCCGGGCGCCGTTCATTTGCTGAACGGGCTGTACGATGCGAAAGCCGATGGCGCACCTGTGCTGGCGATTACGGGACAGGTGTCTTCGAATCAGATTGGCAGGGATTATTTTCAGGAGATCGGTCTTGAGAGACTGTTTGAGGATGTATCTGTCTTCAATCAGCAGGTCCATTCGGCAGAGGCGCTTCCGGATCTTCTCAATCAGGCGATCCGCACCGCATACAGCCAAAAAGGGCCCGCCGTTCTATCCGTCTCCGATGATGTGTTTGCCGAAAGAGTCGAGCGAAAGCCGGTGTATACATCAGCGCTCTATATCGACGGCGACCTTCGCCCGAAGCAAAGTCAGCTACTGCAATGCGCCCAATTGATCAATGAGGCGAAAAAGCCGGTGATTTTGGCCGGAAGAGGAATGAAAGCGGCGAGGGAGGAACTGCTGGCGTTTGCAGATAAAGCGGCCGCTCCAATCATCATCACGCTTCCGGCAAAAGGGATTGTTCCCGACCGGCATCCGCATATGCTCGGAAATCTCGGGCACATCGGGACAAAGCCCGCATATGAAGCGATGGAGGAATGCGACCTCTTGATCATGCTGGGGACTTCGTTTCCTTACCGCGATTATCTGCCGGAGGGTGCAGCGGCTGTTCAGCTCGACAACAATCCTGCAAAAATCGGCAAGCGGTATCCGGTAAAAGCGGCCCTTGTCTGTGATGCCAAGCTTGGGCTCGCTGAACTGACGAGAACAATCGAACGAAAAACGAACCGTTCATTCTTAGAAAGCTGTACAGAACATATGAACAAATGGCGGCAGCAATTAGAAAAAGACGAACAAGTGGCGACATCACCGCTGAAGCCGCAGCAGGTGATCGCAAGGCTTGAAGATGCAGTCGCAGATGATGCGGTGCTGTCGGTTGACGTCGGGAATGTGACGGTATGGATGGCCCGCCATTTTCAAATGACGGGTCAGGAGTTTCTGATTTCAAGCTGGCTCGGTACGATGGGCTGCGGTTTACCCGGCGCGATTTCCGCCAAGCTGTCGCACCCCGGGCGCCAGGTGGTGGCCGTTTGCGGAGATGGCGGCTTCAGCATGTCGATGCACGATTTTCCGACCGCTGTCAAATACGACCTTCCGCTTGTCGTCGTCATATTCAATAATCAAAACTTGGGGATGATTCAATATGAACAGCAGGAAAAGGGGCATCTTGAATATGCGACAGATCTCGAAAACATCGATTTCGCCAAATTTGCCGAAGCCTGCGGCGGGAAAGGCTTCAGTGTGGTCAAGCATGAAGAGCTCATCCCGGCGTTGAAAAGCGCTTTTGCCTCACAAAAACCGGCCATTATTGATGTGACGATCGAAGACGAGCCGCCGCTTCCCGGAAAGATATCCTATACACAAGCGGCGAACTACAGCAAATATATGGTGAAGAAATTCTTTGGAAAAAAAGAACTGGACTTGCCTCCGCTAAAGAAAAGTATAAAAAGGTTATTTTAA